GGGTTAAATAGTTACTGCAACATATCATAAATACAAAacagtttattttgaagttctAAATAGCTTTTCATCAGTAGTTAAGATGCCAAGAAAATActaatatttcaattttcaagtgCCTCATTCCAATACTGACCCCCAGAAGTTTTGTCTCGCTGCTTGAGTGCAAATAATGAGAAACTCTATCCTTCTCTTTTTTCAAGCACTCTTCTGCCTGTTTTAGAAATAACAGGTATCAGTATACATTCTGGGATAAGGATACAACCAACTTATGCACTAATTAAAATTGCAGATAGGATCTTTACCTTCAACATATAATCTGGACAAGAATCTTCCACAATCCAGTTTGATGCTTTTCGAGAATAATACGCTGCTGTATCTTTAAGCATTGCATCTTCAAAGTCATTTTCATAGAACTCCATCTCCCCCATTCCAATTTCAACAAATATGCCTAGCACGTTCTTCAATAACGCTCTATCAATCTGCTCACCCTCACGTTCTTGATCAATCTGATAAAAAAGGATTATCAATGAGACTCTTATTCTTGGCGCATAGTATGATACAAAAGTGGGTCAAATAAAGAAGGCATGAGACTTGCCAGTGCTATAACTGCATCTCTAGCTTTACTTTTCAACTCTTGATAAACCTATTATCAACAATCACAAANACACAACAACAGCATAAAGAGTATTTATTCCTATAGGTTGAATTATAAAAGATATGCAAGATAATATAACCAATATGATATCACATAGAAATGCTAAAGACTAACCAAATCACGGAAGCACGTCAGACCAACTTCATTAAGTGCAGGGAGTGACCTTCGAGCAATAAAATACCGATCAAGATAATGGAAGAACCGTGAAAGCCACCTGACCATAAGTTTATGATTTGCCCATCTTTTCACGAGCTCCCTCAGCATAAACTCATCGTGCTTCTCTCTCAAAGAAGATAGAACCTAAAAAAgaatatacaaacacata
Above is a genomic segment from Solanum stenotomum isolate F172 unplaced genomic scaffold, ASM1918654v1 scaffold6563, whole genome shotgun sequence containing:
- the LOC125852888 gene encoding cullin-1-like; the protein is MTTSQMKTIELEEGWNFMQKGITKLKKILEGHPDSFSSEEYMMLYTTIYNMCTQKPPHDYSQQLYEKYKEAFEEYINSTVLSSLREKHDEFMLRELVKRWANHKLMVRWLSRFFHYLDRYFIARRSLPALNEVGLTCFRDLVYQELKSKARDAVIALIDQEREGEQIDRALLKNVLGIFVEIGMGEMEFYENDFEDAMLKDTAAYYSRKASNWIVEDSCPDYMLKAEECLKKEKDRVSHYLHSSSETKLLGVSIGMRHLKIEILVFSWHLNY